Part of the Anopheles coluzzii chromosome 3, AcolN3, whole genome shotgun sequence genome is shown below.
CACTGCGTGCGACTTCTCCGCCCGACCATATTGCTCACCAGGTAAAGTTTTTCAAAAAGTTCTCAAATTGAATTATGTGATGCAATTTTCGCCCATTCCTTCTAGAACGTCCCGATGCTTTTCCTCACCTTCGGAAACGATCCGAACACAGTACAGCAATGTCGATCAGCGGGAGGTGGAAAATTTGTCCAAACAGTCCAGCGAATGGTGGGATCCTCAAGGTCCGATACGTGGGCTGCACGCAATGAACTCGCTTCGTGTTCCGTTGATTCGGGATGGGCTGATCGCGACCGGGGCCGTGGACAAAAGCCTCATCCAAAAGCCGAACGTACTTGAAAGCTTAAACATCCTCGAGGTTGGTTGCGGGGGAGGAATTCTGACCGAAGCACTTGCCAAACTGCACTCCAACGTGGTTGGTATCGATCCAAGCGAAAAGTTGATCAGCGTTGCGAAGGAGCATGCGAAGGAAAGCGCAACGCTCCGGCCGGAACATCTTCAGTACCATGTAGAAACCATCGAGCAGCATGCGGCCAAACATGCCGAACGGTACGATGCGGTAGTTGCGTCGGAAGTGCTGGAACATGTCAATGATAAGGTGGCGTTTGTTGAGCAGTGTCTCGCTGCGCTGAAACCGGGCGGATCTATGTTTCTGACCacaatcaacaaaacaacTCCCTCGTGGTTGGGAGCCATCGTTGCTGCGGAGCAGATTTTCCATCTCGTCCCAGAAGGAACGCACGATTGGGATAAGTTTATATCGCCGCTCGATTTGCAACGAATTCTCTCCAGCTACAACTGCACCACGATTCTGGTGCATGGAATGTTTTACCAGTTTTGGTCCAATCAGTGGTGCTGGACAAAGAACACTGAGATAAATTATGCACTGCATGCCGTCAAAATGAAGGAACAGTAAGCGTtgcttttaataaattaacttAATGTAGACATCGTACACCAAACATGAGCTTAGTAAGAATTCGTTTATTCAATCACCTACTTCGAACGTTTAATGTTCAATGGCAATGGGTGCTGCAACCTCTTTTTGTGGCTGTCGTACTTCTTGTTCATCGTGTGCACAACGCTAGTGTAGAACCGGGCCATCTCTGCATCCGGAACATCCGTTTGCATTTGGGCCTGCTTGGCCGCTTCTTGCTGCTCGCGCTTAGCTATGTCCGCGCCGGATTCGATATCAAGTATTCGCTCAATGTCCGGATTCATTCCACCGTAGCTGATGCGACCTTCGATCAGGTTTTCACACGGTACGTAGCTAGGCTCCAATACATATTTTACCGTCTCAGTGAGCATTTTATCCGTGATTTCACTTGCATACAGTGCGCTGTGGTAAGGCGGGATGGGAAGTTTTAGTCGATGTCCACGTGCCACTTTGAATTTGCGCTACTTACCGGCCCCGTTCTTCGTCGGCTTCTTTGTCCAATTTCTCTTTCGTGCGGGACATGAATTTCATCTGCAAAATGCCCTTTGATAGCTGAACTTTATTCATTTTTGAGGACATTTTTGTGGTATGTATTTTATCCTGGAGCTCTTTAAAACACACGGACGATTcacaatgtaaacaaatgcaGCATTGAAGCTGATGACAGTTGTACGCGTAAGTACCGGTTCGACCGGTTCAAACATTCACTTCTCCGagaaaatatgtaaattattagttttttttgtaaggaCAAATTGTgatcaaattttattttcttgtttttgagATAATAAGTGGTGGAGTTGTTTTCTATTAGTTGAATGTTAAACTATTTTGCTTTCAAGTCATACATTATTCCAAACCATTTTGAATAACCGGTTCATTTTGCAACGGCTGTCATATGAATGCAGCTGTcatgaaaccaaaacaaaagcgaTAGCCCTGCTCCGATAGTGCTCTCCAAACCAAGACGCACGCGAATTCCTATGCAGTGAAGAAGGACTCGCATAGACTATAAAAGTGCAATTAGTGTGTATCGTTTGAATGTAcggtgtgtaagtgtgtaaaTTACCATGTTTGGTTTCAACAAACCAGCGGCGCCAGCGAAGCGTGAACGCAAGCGAGATCCTGCGGAGGTGAGTTTAACGCctggggagagagagagggagaaatcGTTCGACCAGCTGCTGTATTAGTCATCATCTAATGCGTTTTCTTTGTGTTCCCGCGTATCCGCGTGTGTGTAGTTTGGAATATTCGGCCTGACGAACGATATCGCTGGCCTAGGAGATGATGCGGACGATGGAAGTGATCCGGACGATGAGGATTTGGAAGCAGAGCTGGCCGCAATTACAGCCGGAATGGGAGGCGCTCGGAAGGCGAAGCCGAAACCCAAAGCGAAAGGAATTGTAGCACCCCAAGAGTTGGATGCGATGGTTGCAGCTAGCCTGCGAGACGTTGGCAGCGATGACGATGCatccgatgatgatgatgattcagACTTGCTGGATGAACTATCAGCGATAACCGGGACTGCTGCGCCGGATGAAGACGATGGAGCAAACGAGGAAGCTGCTAAATCGAAGCCTCCCGTACCCCCACCGAGGAAAAGTTCCACCAGCGGCGATTTGGTATCACTGCTGAAATCCCGCATCGCAATGTACACGCAAGCGGAGGAGGGAGCCAAGACGTCGGGCGATTCGGGAAAAGCGCGGAGATTTAACCGAGGACTGAAGACTCTTAAAGACCAGCTGAAAATGGCCGAAGCAGGGAAAGCAGTGGATCAGAGTGAAATCCCTCCAGAAGTAAGCGTAAAATTAGCAGCGCCACCGAAAGAACCTACGGATGAACCACCAAAACAACCAATTTCTG
Proteins encoded:
- the LOC120958582 gene encoding ubiquinone biosynthesis O-methyltransferase, mitochondrial; protein product: MLPQHCVRLLRPTILLTRTSRCFSSPSETIRTQYSNVDQREVENLSKQSSEWWDPQGPIRGLHAMNSLRVPLIRDGLIATGAVDKSLIQKPNVLESLNILEVGCGGGILTEALAKLHSNVVGIDPSEKLISVAKEHAKESATLRPEHLQYHVETIEQHAAKHAERYDAVVASEVLEHVNDKVAFVEQCLAALKPGGSMFLTTINKTTPSWLGAIVAAEQIFHLVPEGTHDWDKFISPLDLQRILSSYNCTTILVHGMFYQFWSNQWCWTKNTEINYALHAVKMKEQ
- the LOC120958583 gene encoding uncharacterized protein LOC120958583, with the translated sequence MSSKMNKVQLSKGILQMKFMSRTKEKLDKEADEERGRALYASEITDKMLTETVKYVLEPSYVPCENLIEGRISYGGMNPDIERILDIESGADIAKREQQEAAKQAQMQTDVPDAEMARFYTSVVHTMNKKYDSHKKRLQHPLPLNIKRSK